From Ignavibacteriales bacterium, one genomic window encodes:
- a CDS encoding zf-HC2 domain-containing protein, with product MNHTHYQQLTSQFIDRELGPEDERELFVHLGTCDECRGFLKAVLTMQGEILGSKPVRLVSPQPARKANVLRAVWNKRIPMPVAAMFAVIALVSTVAFSALWMRPKEKVIETTQEVVYVPRLPAIQVVGFYPSTSDAKK from the coding sequence ATGAACCACACACACTACCAGCAACTCACAAGCCAGTTCATCGACCGCGAGCTTGGACCTGAAGACGAGCGGGAGCTCTTTGTGCACCTTGGCACGTGCGATGAATGCCGGGGATTTCTAAAGGCGGTGCTGACGATGCAGGGGGAGATTCTCGGATCGAAGCCGGTTCGCCTCGTTTCTCCTCAACCAGCGCGGAAAGCAAACGTTTTACGCGCCGTGTGGAACAAGAGGATACCGATGCCCGTTGCAGCCATGTTTGCCGTCATCGCACTTGTGAGCACGGTTGCATTCAGTGCACTCTGGATGCGACCGAAGGAAAAGGTCATAGAGACGACGCAGGAAGTCGTTTACGTTCCACGGCTACCGGCGATACAGGTGGTCGGGTTCTATCCATCGACAAGCGATGCGAAAAAGTGA
- a CDS encoding TonB family protein — protein MKKSILALLLICHCLSSWSGQEVAGGKQNQSRAPLLEGRVGDFFHKPVSGAKVVVEGTKWQTQTDEQGKFEPITVTPGIYTIRITHPQYKPLICKNFKIGKEGLFAGFELKKGSPDDTPVIRDDRPLGQFVIDEDAEPIIKVEPVYPESALKDRIEGTVSLNVNVSETGEVLNAWVAQGVREDLNHAALEAIQNFKFKPAKVKGKPVPVPLSIPFNFKLADKSSEYPFKLVNGPLTNEDISSALDYLGVQMYRFSYEIPFKHKLRLCLDRYLDGKLIDSKSTGSGPQDPGKNNVTIFKYTKDDSVQFTFSLSSAGSAKRITFNKISVKEYPSAGWIPYFDVHMQSGKKTPFYMFALSSGALKFSKDEPLDSIISKIKFVVVGSVELRLD, from the coding sequence ATGAAGAAGTCAATTCTTGCATTGTTATTGATCTGTCATTGCCTTTCTTCCTGGAGTGGACAAGAGGTAGCCGGGGGCAAACAAAATCAGTCGAGAGCGCCTCTTCTTGAGGGACGCGTCGGGGACTTTTTTCACAAGCCAGTCAGCGGAGCAAAAGTAGTTGTAGAAGGCACGAAGTGGCAGACGCAGACGGATGAGCAAGGGAAATTCGAGCCTATTACCGTAACACCTGGCATCTATACTATCCGCATAACACATCCTCAGTACAAGCCTCTCATCTGCAAGAACTTCAAGATAGGAAAGGAAGGGCTCTTTGCCGGTTTCGAGCTGAAAAAGGGAAGTCCTGATGATACACCCGTCATACGGGATGATCGACCTCTTGGACAATTCGTCATCGATGAAGATGCGGAACCGATCATCAAAGTCGAGCCCGTTTATCCTGAGTCAGCTCTAAAGGACAGGATTGAAGGGACGGTATCCCTGAATGTAAATGTGAGTGAGACCGGTGAAGTCCTGAACGCATGGGTTGCTCAGGGTGTCCGCGAAGATTTGAATCATGCGGCACTCGAAGCCATCCAGAACTTCAAGTTCAAGCCAGCGAAAGTGAAAGGTAAACCGGTGCCAGTGCCGTTGTCAATTCCCTTCAACTTCAAGCTCGCTGACAAATCCAGCGAGTACCCTTTCAAACTCGTGAATGGACCGCTGACCAATGAAGATATCTCGAGCGCCCTCGACTATCTTGGTGTCCAGATGTATCGGTTCTCATATGAGATTCCATTCAAACATAAGCTGAGACTGTGTCTCGACAGATATCTTGACGGCAAGCTCATAGATTCAAAAAGCACCGGTTCCGGTCCGCAAGATCCTGGGAAGAACAATGTCACAATTTTCAAATACACGAAAGACGATAGCGTCCAATTTACTTTCAGTCTCTCGTCTGCCGGGAGTGCGAAGCGTATAACATTCAATAAGATCTCGGTGAAGGAGTATCCTTCGGCAGGCTGGATCCCATATTTTGATGTGCACATGCAGTCGGGTAAGAAAACTCCATTTTATATGTTTGCCCTGAGTTCAGGCGCACTGAAGTTTTCGAAGGACGAACCTCTGGACAGCATCATTTCAAAAATCAAATTCGTAGTGGTTGGGTCTGTTGAGCTTAGGCTTGATTAG
- a CDS encoding carboxypeptidase-like regulatory domain-containing protein: MKFPLFLFTLLLLSANLLYPQQLPKATVKGNVVDDSTGAPLPLANVFVSNSTIGTAADPEGKFELRGVPLGTQQIVASIVGYKPENVTVQLSDSVVQTIRFRLKARPVQMAGVEVEEKDPVEWKKLLEKFTESYLGWTPNAAHCRILNPEVLDFAFEEEAKRLVATAREPLEIENLALGYRFQCMLVLFTQSPQSFQYIGFSNFRQIVERSAAEGDAWKSNRREAYYGSKRHFLRALVKNSTKKEGFTVFSVRRDWINTALKRPYGFEVQVDGLISLGDTQYDKKFEFQDLLQIVYTREYVTRISLIELNGPSVTVFANGLTANPLGLWTFGYWSTQRVAEMLPIDYEPE; this comes from the coding sequence ATGAAATTCCCCCTGTTTTTGTTCACATTACTTCTCTTGTCTGCTAATCTCCTCTATCCTCAACAGCTCCCGAAGGCGACTGTCAAAGGCAATGTTGTGGACGATTCGACGGGCGCGCCCCTTCCGCTGGCCAATGTATTCGTTTCCAATTCGACAATCGGCACGGCTGCGGATCCTGAAGGGAAGTTTGAACTCAGAGGCGTGCCTCTCGGGACGCAGCAGATCGTCGCGTCCATCGTCGGCTACAAACCAGAAAATGTCACAGTACAGTTAAGCGATTCGGTCGTGCAGACTATCAGATTTCGCCTCAAGGCGCGCCCGGTGCAAATGGCCGGTGTCGAGGTTGAGGAAAAAGATCCGGTTGAGTGGAAGAAGCTTCTCGAAAAGTTCACCGAAAGCTATCTTGGTTGGACCCCGAACGCTGCACACTGCAGGATCTTGAATCCGGAAGTGCTGGACTTTGCCTTCGAAGAAGAGGCGAAACGACTGGTTGCGACCGCGCGAGAACCTCTTGAAATTGAAAATCTCGCGCTCGGATATCGCTTTCAGTGCATGCTTGTCCTTTTCACTCAATCACCCCAATCATTTCAGTATATCGGCTTCTCCAATTTCAGACAAATAGTCGAGCGTAGTGCTGCCGAAGGTGATGCATGGAAATCAAACCGCCGTGAGGCGTACTACGGCTCGAAGCGACACTTCCTTCGGGCGCTCGTGAAAAATTCGACAAAGAAAGAGGGTTTTACTGTTTTCAGTGTCCGGCGGGACTGGATCAATACTGCCTTGAAGAGACCGTATGGGTTCGAAGTACAAGTCGACGGGTTGATATCACTAGGCGATACGCAGTACGACAAGAAGTTTGAATTCCAGGACCTGCTGCAAATAGTGTATACGCGTGAATACGTCACGCGAATTTCGCTTATCGAGCTGAACGGACCGTCTGTGACGGTGTTCGCCAACGGCCTGACTGCGAATCCGCTGGGTCTCTGGACATTCGGCTACTGGTCGACGCAGCGCGTCGCCGAGATGCTGCCGATCGACTATGAGCCGGAGTGA
- a CDS encoding RNA polymerase sigma factor — MPVASDQQLLSEVRAGNSRAFTAIHDKYRRRLLAYCYRLLQDRVTAEDVVQVSFQKAYESLGTLDKPELFFYWLFSIARNEVYGHIRKTRRNGTPHSIEEEDDIWTEETPHEQLVRKETTEIVELFLNQLKVEYREVLVLRQYDKLSYAEIAAITGDTVSSVESRLFKARKALAKKLAPYLNDL, encoded by the coding sequence ATGCCTGTAGCATCGGACCAACAGCTGTTGAGCGAAGTCCGTGCCGGTAATTCCCGGGCGTTCACGGCAATTCACGACAAGTACCGCCGCCGATTGCTGGCCTACTGCTATCGCTTGTTGCAGGATCGGGTAACAGCCGAGGATGTTGTGCAGGTATCGTTTCAGAAGGCGTATGAATCGCTTGGCACGCTCGACAAACCTGAGCTGTTCTTCTACTGGTTGTTCAGCATCGCGCGGAACGAAGTGTACGGTCACATTCGCAAGACTCGGAGAAACGGAACGCCTCATTCGATTGAAGAGGAAGATGATATCTGGACCGAAGAGACGCCGCACGAGCAATTGGTGAGGAAGGAAACGACAGAAATCGTAGAGCTCTTTCTCAATCAGTTGAAAGTGGAGTACCGGGAGGTCTTGGTGTTGCGCCAGTACGACAAGCTCTCGTATGCAGAGATTGCAGCAATCACAGGAGACACCGTGAGTTCGGTTGAATCGAGGCTGTTCAAAGCGCGAAAAGCGCTGGCAAAGAAACTGGCGCCGTATTTGAACGATTTGTAG